Proteins encoded in a region of the Nitrospiraceae bacterium genome:
- a CDS encoding gamma-glutamyl-gamma-aminobutyrate hydrolase family protein: MKPIIGVTPDYNAGDRKEWGGREPTYFLRARYIRAIEETGGIPLILPLVTDRAARDRLLHDVDGLLLTGSGPDLPPALYGERQRYTFRVMSKRRSTFELDMVRLARKTNVPVLGICGGMQTMNVACGGSLFQDIPSQFATSLQHRQLKPATALSHAITITPGSLLRRIMHTVTLRVNSSHHQSVKAVAPSLVASAVASDGVIEAIESPTHRFFLGIQWHPEFLFDRYRLHRRLFEAFLRAASRRTG; the protein is encoded by the coding sequence ATGAAACCCATCATCGGCGTCACGCCTGACTACAACGCCGGTGATCGGAAGGAATGGGGCGGGCGGGAACCAACCTATTTTCTTCGGGCGAGGTATATTCGAGCGATTGAAGAAACGGGTGGCATCCCGCTCATTCTCCCTCTGGTGACCGACCGAGCAGCCCGAGACCGGCTTCTGCACGATGTCGATGGGCTCTTGCTGACGGGAAGCGGACCCGACCTTCCTCCTGCTCTCTATGGTGAACGTCAACGGTATACCTTCCGCGTCATGAGCAAGCGCCGTTCGACCTTCGAGCTGGACATGGTGCGATTAGCGCGAAAGACGAACGTGCCCGTGCTCGGTATTTGCGGCGGGATGCAAACCATGAACGTCGCGTGCGGAGGCAGTCTGTTTCAAGACATTCCGTCCCAATTCGCAACATCGCTCCAACATCGACAACTGAAACCAGCGACCGCACTGTCTCACGCGATCACGATCACGCCGGGAAGTTTGCTGCGCCGAATCATGCATACGGTCACTCTGCGCGTGAATAGCTCCCACCATCAATCGGTAAAAGCAGTCGCACCGTCGTTAGTGGCAAGCGCAGTGGCGTCCGACGGGGTCATCGAAGCGATCGAATCGCCCACCCATCGCTTTTTCCTCGGCATCCAGTGGCACCCAGAGTTCCTCTTCGATCGCTACCGCCTCCATCGACGTCTCTTCGAAGCCTTTCTGCGTGCCGCCTCTCGCCGGACGGGATAA